The region TCCAAAATCAATGCTACCCGAAGTGAAAAGCAACAGCGAAACATACGGGTTTTCCAAGCTCTTTGGCTATGAGATCCCCATTGCTGGTATGGCTGGGGACCAACACGCTGCTCTGTTTGGCCAGATGTGCACGGAAAAAGGCATGGTAAAGAACACCTATGGAACCGGCTGTTTCTTGATGATGAACACCGGTCCAAAGCCGATCCTCTCTCAAAATAAACTTCTTACCACCATTGCTTGGCAACGAGGGGACGAGGTGAATTACGCACTGGAAGGCAGCATCTTCATGGGTGGCGCCATCGTGCAATGGCTTAGGGATGAACTGGGGCTGATTAAGTCATCGTCCGAAGTCGAGACCCTGGCCGAGCAGGTTACCGATAACGGTGGAGTCTACTTGGTGCCAGCATTTGTCGGTTTGGGGGCACCCCATTGGGACCAATATGCTCGCGGCACCATCCTCGGGATGACAAGGGGCTCTAATAAGGCTCACATTGCCCGTGCTGCTCTAGAGTCCATCGCCTATCAAACGAAGGATGTGGTCGCTGCTATGGAAGCTGATGCTGGAATGAAGTTGCGGCAACTGAGAGTTGATGGCGGTGCCTCCATCAATAACAACTTAATGCAGTTTCAGTCTGATATTTTAAAGACCGACGTGATCCGCCCGCAAGTCTTAGAAACCACAGCGATAGGCGCTGCCTACTTCGCAGGTCTCGCCATTGGTTTCTGGAAAAGCGTCGCTGAGATCAAGGAGCTGTGGCAAGAAGATCGGCAGTTTAGCCCGGATATGAGCGATGACGCCCGCAACCATTACTTGCAGAAGTGGTCGCAGGCGGTTTCCTGCGCTAAGGGTTGGGCAAAGACCTAGTGCTTATTCACATTTAATCCTCGGCGTTGTTGTCTTCGTCTCTCAATCGTCGCTGTACGGGAGTACTATCTCCTCATTCATTCCTCGACGCCTAGCCGAGAATCCAATGTGACTAAGCACTAGTGTTGTTTTCAAAGATTTTTCGCCCCTTAACCCAAAGGCTTTCGAGGTTGCGATCATCACAGTGAAAGATTAGAGCAGAAAGAAACTGACGATGGTCGTGACAGTAGGGGAGGCGACGCTTTAGGAGTTCGCGACGACTTGGGTCAATCACTTGAAAGTCTGCTTGCTTCCCTGCTTCTAGAGATCCAATACGATCACTCAATTGTAATCCCTGTGCCGCCCCGAGGGTAGCTGCAAAGAACAGATCCTCGGGCAAAACCTGCTCTCGACGCAGTTTAGATACTTTCACCGCTTCTGCCATGGTTTGCCATAGAGAAAAGCTTGTTCCCGCACCTACATCAGTCCCTAAGCCAAGAACTATCCCTTGCTCGCGAAACGATCGATAGGGCAATAAACCACTACCTAAAAAAAGATTCGATGTTGGGCAATGCGACACCATCGTTCGGGAGCGTTTTAGCCGCTCTCTCTCAGAAGCGCTGGCGTATATTCCATGAGCTAGAATACAACGTTCATTGATCAAGCCATAGTCTTCATAAACACCGAGGTAGTCAGTAGATTTTGGAAACAAGTCCTTCACCCAGGCGACTTCATCCAAGTTCTCCGCAAAGTGAGTCTGCACATATAGCTTCGGGTTTTTAACTAAAAGATCAGAAATTCCTTGAAGCAAGTCAGCACTGCAACTGGGGGCAAATCGGGGGCTCAGGGCATAGAATAGCCGCTCATCCTTACCATTCCAATCTTGAATGAGTTGAGATTGCGCTTGAAGATCATCATCAATTTGATCGAGCATACCCTCTGGCGCAAAGCGATTCATACTAATCTTGCCAGAGACCAACCTTGCCCCGTTGCGATCAAACTCCTCAAACAGGATCTGAGTCGCACTTTTCTTTGAACACGCAAAGGCCACCGCGGTGCAAGTGCCATGACGAAACAGTTCATTGGCAAAGGCTTTTGCTGAATCTTTGGCCTGCTCGGGGTCTTGTATGAGAGCGGTTTCGTGAGGAAAGGTGTGCTCATCCAGCCACTCCAGTAGCTCTCCCGAGTAAACCCCAATCATATCCGTCTGAGGGAAGTGGACATGAGTATCGATGAAGCCAGGGAGAATCAATCGATCACCATAGTCCACGATACGATCGGCATGCCCACAGTCTTTCTTAGGCATAACGCTCGTGATGGTTCCCTGGTCATCAATCATCAAGCCATGATCGGGCCTTGAATCGATAGACAAAGTACCTTGTGCATCTTGCACAACTTGAAAAATATGACCAATGATCGCGGTGGACATCATTCCCCCCGGTTTGTTTGCATCGAGTTTTGAACGGCGAGCGTTGCTCGCCATGATAATTTTAGATTTTTTCTGAAGTAGCTTGGTACTCAATTTTTGGAAAGCGTTCTTTGAGAAAGTTTAGACGCCACAAGTCATCCAGTAGAATCGCCTTCTGACCATGCTGATCATCACAGATCAAGTGGCTTTGAGCTCTTACATATTCGTCTAGGGCATCTTCATCATCGCTGAAGATCCATCGCGCCGCACTGTATGGCAGTCTCGCAAACGTGACCTGCACTCCATATTCATGCTGTATCCGGTATTGCACCACATCAAACTGAAGCACTCCCACAACCCCAAGGATTTGGTCGTTGTTGTTGATGGGCCGAAACACCTGCACAGCGCCTTCCTCAGAGAGCTGATCCAAAGCCTTGTTGAGCTGCTTAGACTTCAATGGGTCTTTCAAAGTCACGCGAGCAAAATGCTCGGGAGCAAAGACCGGAACCCCTGTGAAATGTAGTTTCTCACCTTGGGTGAGGGTGTCACCTATTTTAAAAACACCTGGATCGTGGATACCCACAATGTCCCCAGCAAAGGCTTCGTCTACCAGGCTCCTGTCTTGGGACATAAATTGCGTCGGGCGGCCAAGTCGTTGGTCTTTACCTAATCTCACAATGTGGGACTTCATGCCGCGCTCGAACTTACCTGAACAAATCCTCATAAAGGCAACGCGGTCTCGGTGAGCTGGATCCATGTTTGCCTGAATCTTGAACACAAATCCAGTGAATTTAGATTCCATAGGATCAACCGCACGCTCTTGAGCTTCGCGAGGCAGTGGGGGAGGAGCTAGGGTGATCAAACCTTCAAGTAGAGGCTCTATACCAAATGTCTTCAAAGCAGAACCGAAAAACACCGGTGCTAACTCACCACGTAGATAGCGGTCTCTATCTAGGGTATCCCCAGCGCCATCAAGGAGTTCAATCTCGGCTTGGAGCGTTTCTGCTAATTCCTCACCTAACTCAGCAACAACCTCTGGGCTATCAAGGCTCAAGTCCTTCAAAGGCACAGGTCGAGAGCGTTCGGCGTCTTTGTCGTAGATTAATAGCTTGTTATCAAGCCGATGGTAGACGCCTCGGAAGCGATCACCCATCCCGATTGGCCAGGTAACAGGGGTTACGGAAATACCAAGAGTATTCTCAATTTCTTCCATCAACTCGAAGGGATCTTTCCCCTCACGATCCATTTTATTAATAAACGCTAGAACGGGGGTCTTGCGCAGGCTACAAACTTCGTAGAGTTTTTTGGTCTGAGCCTCTACACCATTGGCGCAGTCAATGATCATCAGTGCACTGTCGACTGCTGTCAGAGTTCGGTACGTGTCTTCAGAGAAGTCCTGGTGACCCGGAGTATCGATCAGATTCATTTCATGATCTTTATAAGGAAACTTCATCACAGACGAGGTGACAGAGATTCCTCTTTGCTTTTCCAGCTCCATCCAGTCAGAAGTGGCAAACTTCTTTGAGCGTTTCGCCTTGACGCTACCTGCCATCTGAATCGCTCCACCGTAAAGGAGCAGTTTTTCTGTCATGGTGGTCTTACCAGCATCCGGGTGGGAAATAATCGCAAAGGTTCGACGACGCTTGATCTCTTTCTCAAAACTCACTGGCATTCCTCAATCATAATGGCTTACGACAAAAGTACCGAAACAATAGGCTTGGATAACCCAGATTCCGCAACTAATCAAGGCCATTGGCTCCATAAGAGCGATTCATCAGTCAATTTGCAGAAAGGTGCTTGGCGAGGGCCAATTAAAGTGATAGGATCTCCCATTAAAAAATTTACTTACCATTTTGGCATAGTATAAGATGAGAACCAATCAAATCCATAAATCTACTGAACATATAAGAATAGGAGGTCCGTATGACCTACGACTCTAGTCAACCGCTGCCATTAGGCTTAGCCTACGACGATGTCCTGCTCATCCCCCAACACTCCCAAGTCTTGCCTCACGACGCCAACTTAGAAACACGCCTGACCAAAAACCTCCGCCTCAAAATGCCCTTACTCTCCGCCGCCATGGATACTGTTACCGAAGCCGACACTGCCATTACAATGGCCCAAGCTGGTGGCATTGGTATTGTGCATAAAAATCAGTCCATCGAAGATCAAGCCTTCGATGTGAACCGGGTGAAAAAAAGCGAATCAGGTATGGTCACGGACCCGGTAACGGTAACACCTGGAGATACCCTTTCTAAAGTCGTTCAGATTATGAACGAGGTGAACTTCTCTGGCTTCCCTGTGGTGGAAGATGGTCGCTTGGTTGGTATTATTACAGGTCGCGATATTCGCTTTGAGCGTGATCACAGCCGCTTAGTCAGCGAAGTTATGACTCGCGAGGTGATCACTGCTGAGCAAGGCACCACTCCCGATCAAGCAGTGGAGATCATCCATCGCCACCGTATCGAGAAGCTCCCAGTGCTCGACAAAGAAGGCCACCTCGTCGGCCTATACACCGTGAAAGATATCCTTAAGTCCAAAAAGTTTCCCAATGCCTCTAAAGATGCCGAGGGACGCCTCCTTGTAGGTGCGGCGATTGGCGCGGGTGGCGACTATGTAGAACGAGCCCAGGCACTCGTCAAAGCTGGTGCCGATGTTCTAATCGTAGATACAGCCCATGGTCACAGCCAAGGGGTGATTGATGCAGTGGCCAATATTCGCTCTCAAGTTTCTGGCACCTTCGACCTGATCGCTGGCAATGTAGCAACAGGTCGTGCAACCAATGCCCTTATCGATGCTGGCGTCGATGCTGTGAAAGTGGGTATCGGCCCCGGTAGTATCTGCACCACTCGAATTGTAGCTGGTATTGGTGTTCCACAATTTACAGCGGTCAATAACTGTGCTCGCGCTGCTAAAGCTCGTGGCATACCCGTCATCGCCGATGGCGGTATCAAGTTTAGCGGCGATATTGTTAAGGCTCTAGCAGCCGGTGCAGAAACCGTGATGATCGGCTCCCTATTTGCGGGTACCGACGAAGCACCTGGTGACTTGATTATCTATCAAGGCAAAAGCTACAAGCAATATCGCGGCATGGGAAGCCTTGGTGCTATGAAGAAAGGCAGCAAGGATCGCTATTTCCAAGGTGATGTCGACGATGCTGGGAAACTAGTCCCAGAAGGAATCGAGGGGCGCATTCCCTATCGAGGACCTCTATCAAACACGATCTATCAGTTGGTGGGCGGCATTCGATCGGCCATGGGTTATGTGGGAGCACCCACTATCCCAGCTCTCCAAGAAAATGCTGAATTTATCCAGATTAGCTCTGCTGGTCTGAAAGAAAGCCACGTGCATGATGTTTACATCACGCGGGAAGCACCTAACTACAAACTCGACTAGGGAGATTCATCGTGCATCATCATTCAGTAACACGACCTGTTCACGATGGCATCATCGTGCTTGATTACGGCTCACAGTACACACTCCTCATCGCAAGGCGTTTGCGCGAGATCGGCCTCTACGCCGAGATCGTTGATGGTAGCAAAGAGCAGCCACCTGAAGATTTCACCTTTCACGGAGTCATTCTCTCTGGAGGCCCTGATTCGGTAACAGATGAGACCGCTCGCAAATTACCTCGTTGGGTTCTCGATAGCGGTAAACCCATTCTTGGAATTTGCTACGGGATGCAACTCCTAGCCCAAGAGTTTGGCGGCAAGCTACGAAGCGGCCACCAGAGGGAATACGGCAAGGCCACTCTCAACCTGGATGTCAGCCACGGTTGCTGGGCATCATCCATGCTCTCAAAACTACCAGAGTCACAAACCGTATGGATGAGCCACGGGGATGACGTTGAAAACCTCACCGAAGAATTTTCTATTATTGGCCGTACTGGAGACGGTGTGGTGGCTGCGGTTGCCCACAAAGAGAAGCCTTATATCGCCTTGCAGTTTCACCCGGAAGTTCAACACTCGGAATGCGGTAAAGAACTGCTCAGCCTTTTCGTTCAAGATGTCTGTAAGGCAAAACTAAACTGGCAAGCCGATGATGTGGTGGAAGCAACCCTAGACTACGTCAAAGAAACTGTCGCTGATGGTAAAGTTTTGATGGCTGTATCAG is a window of Pseudobacteriovorax antillogorgiicola DNA encoding:
- the glpK gene encoding glycerol kinase GlpK; protein product: MAEFILAFDQGTTSSRALLVDQKGTIAAVAQKEFKQIYPQQGWVEHDPMEIWSSQLSCAQEVMATVAAGDKVVAIGITNQRETAIVWDRQTGKPIYNAIVWQDRRTAGICDRMKDQNLEATIRESSGLVVDAYFSGTKVQWILDNVDDAREKAAAGDLVFGTVDSWLLWQLTEGRVHATDVSNACRTMLFNIKDMAWDDQLLDILKVPKSMLPEVKSNSETYGFSKLFGYEIPIAGMAGDQHAALFGQMCTEKGMVKNTYGTGCFLMMNTGPKPILSQNKLLTTIAWQRGDEVNYALEGSIFMGGAIVQWLRDELGLIKSSSEVETLAEQVTDNGGVYLVPAFVGLGAPHWDQYARGTILGMTRGSNKAHIARAALESIAYQTKDVVAAMEADAGMKLRQLRVDGGASINNNLMQFQSDILKTDVIRPQVLETTAIGAAYFAGLAIGFWKSVAEIKELWQEDRQFSPDMSDDARNHYLQKWSQAVSCAKGWAKT
- the guaD gene encoding guanine deaminase, translated to MASNARRSKLDANKPGGMMSTAIIGHIFQVVQDAQGTLSIDSRPDHGLMIDDQGTITSVMPKKDCGHADRIVDYGDRLILPGFIDTHVHFPQTDMIGVYSGELLEWLDEHTFPHETALIQDPEQAKDSAKAFANELFRHGTCTAVAFACSKKSATQILFEEFDRNGARLVSGKISMNRFAPEGMLDQIDDDLQAQSQLIQDWNGKDERLFYALSPRFAPSCSADLLQGISDLLVKNPKLYVQTHFAENLDEVAWVKDLFPKSTDYLGVYEDYGLINERCILAHGIYASASERERLKRSRTMVSHCPTSNLFLGSGLLPYRSFREQGIVLGLGTDVGAGTSFSLWQTMAEAVKVSKLRREQVLPEDLFFAATLGAAQGLQLSDRIGSLEAGKQADFQVIDPSRRELLKRRLPYCHDHRQFLSALIFHCDDRNLESLWVKGRKIFENNTSA
- a CDS encoding peptide chain release factor 3; its protein translation is MPVSFEKEIKRRRTFAIISHPDAGKTTMTEKLLLYGGAIQMAGSVKAKRSKKFATSDWMELEKQRGISVTSSVMKFPYKDHEMNLIDTPGHQDFSEDTYRTLTAVDSALMIIDCANGVEAQTKKLYEVCSLRKTPVLAFINKMDREGKDPFELMEEIENTLGISVTPVTWPIGMGDRFRGVYHRLDNKLLIYDKDAERSRPVPLKDLSLDSPEVVAELGEELAETLQAEIELLDGAGDTLDRDRYLRGELAPVFFGSALKTFGIEPLLEGLITLAPPPLPREAQERAVDPMESKFTGFVFKIQANMDPAHRDRVAFMRICSGKFERGMKSHIVRLGKDQRLGRPTQFMSQDRSLVDEAFAGDIVGIHDPGVFKIGDTLTQGEKLHFTGVPVFAPEHFARVTLKDPLKSKQLNKALDQLSEEGAVQVFRPINNNDQILGVVGVLQFDVVQYRIQHEYGVQVTFARLPYSAARWIFSDDEDALDEYVRAQSHLICDDQHGQKAILLDDLWRLNFLKERFPKIEYQATSEKI
- the guaB gene encoding IMP dehydrogenase, whose translation is MTYDSSQPLPLGLAYDDVLLIPQHSQVLPHDANLETRLTKNLRLKMPLLSAAMDTVTEADTAITMAQAGGIGIVHKNQSIEDQAFDVNRVKKSESGMVTDPVTVTPGDTLSKVVQIMNEVNFSGFPVVEDGRLVGIITGRDIRFERDHSRLVSEVMTREVITAEQGTTPDQAVEIIHRHRIEKLPVLDKEGHLVGLYTVKDILKSKKFPNASKDAEGRLLVGAAIGAGGDYVERAQALVKAGADVLIVDTAHGHSQGVIDAVANIRSQVSGTFDLIAGNVATGRATNALIDAGVDAVKVGIGPGSICTTRIVAGIGVPQFTAVNNCARAAKARGIPVIADGGIKFSGDIVKALAAGAETVMIGSLFAGTDEAPGDLIIYQGKSYKQYRGMGSLGAMKKGSKDRYFQGDVDDAGKLVPEGIEGRIPYRGPLSNTIYQLVGGIRSAMGYVGAPTIPALQENAEFIQISSAGLKESHVHDVYITREAPNYKLD